A portion of the Faecalibacterium sp. I3-3-89 genome contains these proteins:
- the miaB gene encoding tRNA (N6-isopentenyl adenosine(37)-C2)-methylthiotransferase MiaB — MEYIAFEHNNAAAELVKLAYDTPPLAFVHSYGCQQNVNDGERIKGVLMDIGYGLCDKPEDADLILFNTCAVREHAEQRVFGNVGALKGLKEKKRGLIIGLCGCMANQKHVVEKLRQSYPYVDLVFGVDGIDTLPQLIAQKLQKHKRVLMEPAQRPVIVENIPIRRESEFRAWLPIMYGCDNFCTYCIVPYVRGREKSRKPGDILAEFKGLVEAGYKEITLLGQNVNSYGKGLEEQVDFSDLLNLLCTVPGDYHIRFMTSHPKDASFKLIDTIAAQPKICKHLHLPVQCGSDRLLVQMNRHYTVEHYLELIEYARKKIPGITFSSDIIVGFPGETEEDFQKTLELVQKVGYMQLFTFIYSKRTGTKAADLPDPTPRKEKTDRMTRLLKLQDDIAMALVKAQVGQTVRVLVEGYGRNEGTLSGRLDNNLTVEFKADPALMGSYAMVHLTDARATVLLGELTE; from the coding sequence TTGGAGTACATAGCATTTGAACATAACAACGCGGCGGCTGAGCTGGTCAAGCTGGCCTACGACACCCCGCCGCTGGCTTTCGTCCACAGCTACGGCTGTCAGCAGAACGTCAACGACGGCGAGCGCATCAAGGGCGTGCTGATGGATATCGGCTACGGCCTGTGCGACAAGCCCGAGGATGCCGACCTCATTCTCTTCAACACCTGCGCCGTCCGTGAGCACGCCGAGCAGCGCGTTTTCGGCAACGTGGGCGCCCTCAAGGGCCTGAAGGAGAAAAAACGCGGCCTCATCATCGGACTCTGCGGCTGCATGGCCAACCAGAAGCACGTCGTGGAGAAGCTGCGCCAGAGCTACCCCTACGTTGACCTCGTCTTCGGCGTGGACGGCATCGACACCCTGCCTCAGCTCATCGCCCAGAAGCTGCAAAAGCACAAGCGGGTGCTGATGGAGCCGGCCCAGCGCCCCGTCATCGTGGAGAATATCCCCATCCGCCGCGAGAGCGAGTTCCGCGCATGGCTGCCCATCATGTACGGCTGCGACAACTTCTGCACCTACTGCATCGTGCCCTACGTCCGCGGCCGCGAGAAGAGCCGGAAGCCCGGCGACATCCTCGCCGAGTTCAAGGGCCTCGTAGAGGCAGGCTACAAGGAGATCACCCTGCTGGGCCAGAATGTCAACAGCTACGGCAAGGGCCTTGAAGAGCAGGTGGATTTTTCCGACCTGCTGAACCTGCTCTGCACCGTCCCGGGGGACTATCACATCCGCTTCATGACCAGCCACCCGAAGGATGCCAGCTTCAAGCTCATCGACACCATCGCGGCGCAGCCGAAGATCTGCAAGCACCTGCACCTGCCGGTGCAGTGCGGCTCGGATCGGCTGTTGGTCCAGATGAACCGCCACTATACCGTGGAGCACTATCTGGAGCTGATCGAGTACGCCCGGAAGAAGATCCCCGGCATCACCTTCTCCAGCGACATCATCGTGGGTTTCCCCGGTGAGACGGAGGAGGACTTCCAGAAGACCCTCGAGCTGGTGCAGAAGGTGGGCTATATGCAGCTGTTCACCTTCATCTACTCCAAGCGCACCGGCACCAAGGCCGCCGACCTGCCCGACCCCACCCCCCGCAAGGAGAAGACCGACCGGATGACCCGCCTGCTGAAGCTGCAGGACGACATTGCAATGGCCCTCGTCAAGGCGCAGGTGGGCCAGACTGTCCGCGTCCTCGTGGAGGGCTATGGCCGGAACGAAGGCACCCTCTCGGGCCGTCTCGACAACAACCTCACCGTCGAGTTCAAGGCCGACCCGGCCCTCATGGGCAGCTATGCGATGGTGCATCTCACGGATGCCCGCGCCACCGTCCTGCTGGGCGAGCTGACCGAATAA
- a CDS encoding Fur family transcriptional regulator, producing the protein MRYSKQRELVLQKVEQLCDHPTAEEIFDLAARECPGLSLGTVYRNLNSLVEAGRVRRVSIPGKADRFDHTLGWHSHLYCNCCGGVVDADVDEKQVMKLVRHQKGVVEDCAVVLFGLCEACAAKQAQ; encoded by the coding sequence ATGCGTTATTCCAAGCAGCGCGAGCTGGTATTGCAGAAGGTGGAGCAGCTGTGCGACCACCCCACCGCAGAAGAGATTTTTGACCTTGCGGCCAGGGAGTGCCCCGGCCTGAGCCTCGGCACCGTCTACCGCAACCTCAACAGCCTCGTGGAGGCGGGCCGCGTCCGCCGCGTCTCCATCCCGGGCAAGGCCGACCGTTTCGACCACACGCTGGGCTGGCACAGCCACCTCTACTGCAACTGCTGCGGCGGTGTCGTGGACGCCGACGTGGACGAAAAGCAGGTGATGAAGCTGGTGCGCCACCAGAAGGGCGTCGTGGAGGACTGCGCTGTGGTGCTGTTCGGCCTGTGCGAGGCCTGCGCCGCCAAGCAGGCACAGTAA
- a CDS encoding replication-associated recombination protein A, with product MNEPLAQRLRPKTLADVCGQQHLLAEGQVFRRTIESGRIPNMIFYGPSGTGKTTVARIIAENSGMTLHKLNGTSCGTGDIKAVLKDIGTLAGAGGILLYLDEIQYLNKKQQQSLLECIEDGSVTLIASTTENPYFYIYNALLSRCTVFEFKPLSAADVERGIRNALKKLSASEPQPVTMDEDACAYLAESAGGDLRKALGCLDFVVTAAPVDEGEKHVTLGMVQQVTRRTAMRYDRDGDDHYDIVSAYQKSMRGSDPNAALHYLARLLEAGDLPSACRRLMVCACEDVGLAYPQIIPIVKAAVDAANMVGLPEARLPLADAVILVATSPKSNSAHDAINAAIADVQAGRTGPIPRQLQNKHFDGEDAAVKGQNYKYAHDFENHWVEQQYLPDVLKDVKYYTFGDNRTEQAARAYWAKIKGEDKL from the coding sequence ATGAACGAACCGCTGGCGCAGCGTCTGCGCCCCAAAACGCTGGCCGATGTCTGCGGCCAGCAGCATCTTCTGGCCGAGGGGCAGGTGTTCCGCCGCACCATCGAGAGCGGCCGCATCCCCAACATGATCTTCTACGGCCCTTCCGGCACGGGCAAGACCACCGTGGCCCGAATCATCGCCGAGAACAGCGGGATGACCCTCCATAAGCTCAACGGCACCTCCTGTGGCACTGGCGACATCAAGGCCGTGCTGAAGGACATCGGCACACTGGCCGGGGCAGGGGGCATCCTGCTCTACCTCGACGAGATACAGTACCTCAACAAAAAGCAGCAGCAGAGCCTCTTGGAGTGTATCGAGGACGGCTCTGTCACCCTCATCGCCTCCACGACGGAGAACCCCTACTTTTACATCTATAATGCGCTGCTGTCCCGCTGCACCGTGTTCGAGTTCAAGCCTCTCTCTGCCGCCGATGTGGAGCGGGGCATCCGCAACGCCCTGAAAAAGCTCTCGGCGTCCGAGCCGCAGCCCGTGACGATGGACGAGGACGCCTGTGCCTACCTCGCCGAGAGCGCGGGGGGCGATCTGCGCAAGGCGCTGGGCTGCCTCGATTTCGTGGTGACGGCGGCCCCTGTGGACGAGGGGGAAAAGCACGTCACCCTCGGGATGGTGCAGCAGGTCACCCGCCGCACCGCCATGCGGTACGACCGGGACGGCGACGACCACTACGACATCGTCTCAGCCTACCAGAAGTCCATGCGCGGCTCTGACCCCAACGCCGCCCTCCACTATCTGGCCCGTCTGCTGGAAGCAGGCGACCTGCCCTCGGCCTGCCGACGCCTCATGGTCTGCGCCTGTGAGGATGTGGGCCTTGCATACCCGCAGATCATCCCCATCGTCAAGGCGGCGGTGGACGCCGCCAACATGGTGGGCCTGCCCGAAGCCCGTCTCCCGCTGGCGGATGCCGTCATCCTCGTGGCCACCAGCCCCAAGTCCAACAGCGCCCACGACGCCATCAACGCCGCCATCGCCGACGTGCAGGCGGGCCGCACCGGCCCCATCCCGCGCCAGCTCCAGAACAAGCACTTCGACGGCGAGGATGCGGCAGTCAAGGGCCAGAACTACAAGTACGCCCACGATTTTGAGAACCACTGGGTCGAGCAGCAGTATCTGCCGGATGTGCTCAAGGATGTGAAATACTATACGTTCGGAGACAACCGCACCGAACAGGCTGCCCGGGCCTACTGGGCAAAGATCAAGGGGGAGGACAAGCTCTGA
- a CDS encoding endonuclease III domain-containing protein has product MRGKTAAAEDLTAKKELALEVIRRLKAEYPDADCTLDYDHAWQLLVSVRLAAQCTDARVNVVVQDLFEKYPSVAALAEAEPEDIEAIVKPCGLGRSKARDISACMRRLRDDYGCKVPTTFDELLTLPGVGRKSANLIMGDVFGKPAIVTDTHCIRLCNKIGLVDGIKEPQKVEMALWKIIPPEEGSDLCHRFVMHGRAVCSARKPECEKCCLSDICRYAREEAASIG; this is encoded by the coding sequence ATGCGTGGAAAGACCGCTGCCGCCGAAGACCTGACGGCCAAGAAGGAACTGGCGCTGGAGGTCATCCGGCGGCTCAAGGCCGAATACCCCGACGCAGACTGTACGCTGGACTACGACCATGCGTGGCAGCTTCTGGTAAGCGTCCGTCTGGCGGCCCAGTGCACCGACGCCCGGGTGAACGTGGTGGTGCAGGACCTGTTTGAAAAATATCCGTCGGTGGCCGCGCTGGCCGAAGCCGAGCCGGAGGACATCGAGGCCATCGTCAAGCCCTGCGGTCTGGGCCGCAGCAAGGCCCGGGACATCTCGGCCTGTATGCGCAGGCTCCGGGACGACTACGGCTGCAAGGTGCCCACCACCTTCGACGAGCTGCTGACCCTGCCCGGCGTGGGCCGCAAGAGCGCCAACCTCATCATGGGCGATGTGTTCGGCAAGCCCGCCATCGTCACCGACACCCACTGCATCCGGCTGTGCAACAAGATCGGCCTCGTGGATGGCATCAAGGAGCCGCAGAAGGTGGAGATGGCCCTGTGGAAGATCATCCCGCCCGAGGAGGGCAGCGACCTGTGCCACCGCTTCGTGATGCATGGCCGTGCCGTCTGCAGCGCCCGGAAGCCCGAATGCGAAAAGTGCTGTCTCTCTGACATCTGCCGCTATGCGCGGGAAGAAGCGGCATCCATTGGATAA
- a CDS encoding GlsB/YeaQ/YmgE family stress response membrane protein: protein MFTLTILLILAVMVALFGCLMGLFSIIGLFFSLLIGILVGALAGYLASRFMGTQTSFLRNVVLGVLGSFVGEFLFGMFHIYATGSFSSFVISVVGACVCIWIDNKLFH, encoded by the coding sequence ATGTTCACTCTGACGATCTTACTTATCCTCGCCGTTATGGTCGCCCTGTTCGGCTGCCTGATGGGGCTTTTTTCGATCATCGGCCTCTTCTTTTCCCTGCTGATCGGCATTCTGGTCGGCGCACTGGCCGGTTATCTTGCCAGCCGCTTTATGGGCACGCAGACTTCGTTCCTGCGCAATGTCGTTCTGGGCGTTCTGGGCAGCTTTGTCGGCGAGTTTCTGTTCGGGATGTTCCACATCTACGCCACCGGCAGCTTCAGCTCCTTCGTCATCTCGGTCGTGGGCGCCTGTGTCTGCATCTGGATCGACAACAAGCTGTTCCACTGA
- a CDS encoding AzlC family ABC transporter permease, with the protein METTHESSRQTLRSAQLSRPYAFSRKVFCEGMRDGVPIALGYFAVSFSLGIAARTAGFTPLQGFVASLLNNASAGEYAAFALIASGATYLEVAIITLIANARYLLMSCALAQRFAPGTPFFHRLIIGYDVTDELFGITIARPGYLNPFYTYGAIALAAPAWASGTALGIIAGNLLPLRAVSALSVALYGMFLAIIIPPARKDKVVAGLVVLSFALSFVCTYLPGISALSDGTRTILLTVAISCAGALLFPIKTQSEEAEQ; encoded by the coding sequence ATGGAAACAACGCATGAGTCGTCGAGACAGACCCTCCGCTCCGCACAGCTCTCCAGGCCCTACGCCTTCAGCCGCAAGGTGTTCTGCGAGGGGATGCGGGACGGTGTGCCCATTGCGCTGGGATATTTTGCGGTGTCCTTCTCGCTGGGCATCGCGGCCCGGACGGCGGGCTTCACGCCCCTGCAGGGCTTCGTGGCCAGCCTGCTCAACAACGCTTCGGCCGGCGAGTACGCCGCCTTCGCCCTCATCGCCAGCGGTGCGACCTATCTGGAAGTGGCCATCATCACCCTCATCGCCAACGCCCGCTATCTGCTGATGAGCTGTGCGCTGGCCCAGCGGTTCGCCCCGGGCACCCCCTTCTTCCACCGCCTCATCATCGGCTACGACGTCACCGATGAGCTGTTCGGCATCACCATCGCCCGGCCCGGCTACCTGAACCCCTTCTACACCTACGGCGCTATCGCGCTGGCCGCCCCGGCGTGGGCCTCGGGCACGGCGCTGGGCATCATCGCGGGCAATCTGCTGCCTCTGCGGGCCGTCAGCGCCCTCAGCGTGGCGCTCTACGGGATGTTCCTCGCCATCATCATCCCCCCGGCCCGGAAGGATAAGGTCGTCGCCGGGCTGGTGGTCCTCAGCTTTGCGCTGAGCTTCGTCTGCACCTACCTACCGGGCATCTCCGCCCTTTCGGACGGCACCCGCACCATCCTTCTGACGGTGGCGATCTCCTGTGCCGGAGCGCTGCTGTTCCCCATCAAGACCCAGAGTGAGGAGGCTGAACAATGA
- a CDS encoding AzlD domain-containing protein produces the protein MIRSNWLYIAVMFAVSYTIRILPLTLIRKPIRNQFIQSFLYYVPYVTLAVMTFPAIVNATQSPVAGAAALVVGIAAAWYGASLFQVSVACCAVVFVLELFLVR, from the coding sequence ATGATCCGCAGCAACTGGCTTTACATCGCGGTGATGTTCGCGGTGTCCTACACCATCCGCATCCTGCCCCTGACCCTCATCCGCAAGCCCATCCGGAACCAGTTCATCCAGTCCTTCCTCTACTATGTCCCCTACGTCACGCTGGCGGTCATGACCTTCCCGGCCATCGTCAACGCCACCCAAAGCCCGGTGGCCGGTGCGGCAGCGCTGGTGGTGGGCATCGCTGCGGCATGGTACGGGGCCAGCCTGTTTCAGGTGTCGGTGGCCTGCTGTGCCGTCGTCTTTGTGCTGGAGCTGTTTCTTGTGAGGTGA
- a CDS encoding SDR family oxidoreductase, with protein sequence MKKILVTGAGGFVGARILEMWRGRFELSAFPPDFLRTADETAVRRFITAERPDVIVHTAALSNTQVCQQHPEESFRANVLLPEWVAAAAAETGAKLLSFSSDQVYAGVQQPGPLAEALPLSPANIYGRHKLEAEARVMTRCPDAVALRLPWMYDLPGGRLPIRGNLPLNLLQAAKTGEVLHFSRRDHRGVGYVREVIANLLPAMALPGGVYNFGSGNDKDMVDTALYFAHLLQVDVRIEEADFVRNLVMDGQKLQEHGIVFRSTQEAFRQCLADHGTDI encoded by the coding sequence ATGAAAAAGATCCTTGTGACCGGCGCAGGCGGCTTCGTAGGCGCGCGCATTCTGGAGATGTGGCGCGGCCGGTTCGAGCTTTCCGCCTTTCCGCCCGATTTTCTGCGTACCGCCGACGAGACCGCCGTGCGCCGCTTCATCACCGCAGAGCGCCCGGACGTTATCGTCCACACCGCAGCCCTCTCCAACACGCAGGTCTGCCAGCAGCATCCGGAGGAGTCCTTCCGGGCCAACGTCCTGCTGCCCGAGTGGGTGGCAGCGGCGGCAGCGGAGACCGGCGCAAAGCTGCTCTCCTTCAGCTCCGATCAGGTCTACGCAGGGGTACAGCAGCCCGGGCCTCTGGCCGAAGCGCTGCCCCTCTCCCCCGCCAATATCTACGGTCGGCACAAGCTTGAGGCTGAGGCGCGGGTGATGACCCGCTGCCCGGACGCTGTGGCGCTCCGTCTGCCGTGGATGTATGATCTCCCGGGCGGTCGGCTGCCCATCCGGGGCAATCTGCCGCTGAACCTTCTGCAGGCCGCGAAGACCGGCGAAGTGCTGCACTTTTCCCGTCGCGACCACCGGGGCGTGGGCTATGTGCGGGAGGTCATCGCAAACCTTCTCCCCGCGATGGCGCTGCCCGGCGGCGTCTACAACTTCGGCAGCGGAAACGACAAGGATATGGTCGATACTGCGCTGTATTTCGCACACCTGCTCCAAGTGGATGTGCGCATCGAAGAGGCGGACTTTGTCCGAAACCTCGTGATGGACGGGCAAAAGCTGCAAGAACATGGCATCGTGTTCCGGTCTACACAGGAGGCATTCCGGCAGTGCCTTGCAGATCACGGGACGGACATTTGA
- the yqeB gene encoding selenium-dependent molybdenum cofactor biosynthesis protein YqeB gives MKRDEVILVRGGGDLATGTIHRLWSAGLKVLVLEAEQPAAIRRQVSVSEAVYEGEAVVEGMRATLVQTLDEAVVIWCRGDVPVMVDPKGALIPQVRPAVVVDAILAKRNLGTTRDMAPLTIALGPGFTAGEDVDFVVETKRGHRLGRIIREGIAIPNTGVPGVIGGYSAERVVRAAREGIFHELRAIGDVVEPGDVIAEIEAFDGTRTPVTTCIGGILRGLLRDGYPVTMGFKVADVDPRREELENCFLISDKARCIAGSVLELVAEQLWK, from the coding sequence ATGAAGCGTGATGAAGTCATCCTTGTGCGGGGCGGCGGCGACCTTGCCACCGGCACCATCCACCGGCTGTGGTCGGCGGGGCTGAAGGTGCTCGTGCTGGAAGCGGAACAGCCCGCCGCCATCCGCCGTCAGGTCTCGGTAAGTGAGGCCGTCTATGAGGGCGAGGCGGTCGTAGAAGGGATGCGCGCCACCCTCGTGCAGACGCTGGACGAGGCCGTGGTCATCTGGTGCCGCGGCGATGTGCCGGTGATGGTGGACCCGAAGGGAGCGTTGATCCCGCAGGTGCGGCCCGCCGTTGTCGTGGACGCCATCCTTGCGAAGAGAAATCTCGGCACGACGCGGGATATGGCCCCGCTGACCATCGCCCTCGGCCCGGGCTTCACTGCGGGGGAGGACGTTGATTTCGTGGTGGAGACCAAGCGCGGCCATCGTCTGGGACGCATCATCCGGGAGGGCATCGCCATCCCGAACACCGGCGTCCCCGGCGTCATCGGTGGCTACAGCGCAGAGCGGGTCGTCCGCGCAGCGCGGGAAGGCATCTTCCATGAGCTGCGCGCCATCGGCGATGTTGTGGAGCCGGGCGACGTCATCGCCGAGATCGAGGCCTTTGACGGCACCCGCACCCCGGTCACGACCTGCATCGGGGGTATCCTGCGGGGCCTGCTGCGGGACGGGTATCCCGTCACGATGGGCTTCAAGGTGGCCGACGTGGACCCCCGCCGCGAGGAGCTGGAAAACTGCTTCCTCATCTCGGACAAAGCCCGCTGCATCGCCGGAAGTGTGCTGGAGCTGGTGGCAGAACAACTGTGGAAATAA
- a CDS encoding XdhC family protein, which translates to MSIREFAQALRTTQGQHILASVLEGPEQGQRLLLCEGVPVWPPKPEGLLARNLPALAGCGASGLLTLEGVRVFVEKFGGTSRLVLCGGGHVAESVVRLAVMLGLPVTGLEERPDYADALRRAGAETVLCGPYAETLARVEGSAETYFVVATRAHAFDVECLTEICKKRSAYVGMLGSRSRAALVRRQLTEAGADPVRVEGLHAPIGLAIGGQTAPEIALSILAEIVQVKNSRQQTEGFPPALLNALDACAGQEPPPVLVTIVSRHGSTPREVGAKMLMLPDGKCVGSVGGGIMEYRIQQLASKMQAGEAAPCQLAEYSASAQEDDAALAACGGSMKVFLQLLKEEKSNEA; encoded by the coding sequence ATGTCGATTCGTGAGTTTGCACAAGCGCTGCGTACCACGCAGGGCCAGCATATTCTGGCATCTGTGCTGGAAGGCCCCGAGCAGGGGCAGCGGCTTTTGCTCTGTGAGGGTGTGCCGGTCTGGCCCCCGAAGCCCGAGGGTCTGCTGGCCCGGAATCTCCCGGCACTGGCCGGGTGTGGAGCCAGCGGCCTCCTGACGCTGGAGGGCGTGCGTGTCTTCGTGGAAAAGTTCGGCGGTACGTCCCGGCTTGTCCTCTGCGGCGGAGGCCATGTGGCCGAGAGCGTCGTCCGGCTGGCCGTCATGCTGGGCCTGCCTGTCACCGGGCTGGAGGAGCGCCCCGACTACGCCGACGCCCTCCGCCGCGCGGGGGCGGAAACGGTGCTCTGCGGCCCCTACGCGGAGACGCTCGCCCGGGTGGAGGGCAGCGCGGAGACCTACTTTGTCGTAGCTACCCGTGCCCACGCCTTCGACGTGGAATGCCTCACGGAGATATGCAAAAAACGATCTGCCTACGTCGGTATGCTGGGCAGCAGGAGCCGCGCGGCCCTCGTCCGGCGTCAGCTCACCGAGGCCGGGGCCGACCCCGTGCGGGTCGAGGGGCTCCATGCCCCCATCGGCCTTGCCATCGGGGGACAGACCGCGCCGGAGATCGCCCTGTCCATCCTTGCCGAGATCGTCCAAGTGAAAAACAGCCGTCAGCAGACCGAGGGCTTCCCGCCCGCCCTGTTGAACGCGCTGGACGCCTGCGCCGGGCAGGAACCGCCCCCCGTCCTCGTGACTATCGTTTCCCGCCACGGCTCGACCCCCCGGGAGGTGGGCGCAAAGATGCTGATGCTGCCGGATGGGAAGTGCGTCGGCAGCGTGGGCGGCGGCATCATGGAGTACCGCATCCAACAGCTTGCATCCAAAATGCAGGCAGGCGAGGCCGCACCCTGTCAGCTGGCGGAGTATTCGGCCAGCGCACAGGAGGACGACGCGGCGCTTGCAGCCTGCGGCGGTTCGATGAAGGTATTTTTGCAGCTGCTCAAGGAGGAAAAGAGCAATGAAGCGTGA
- a CDS encoding DUF3343 domain-containing protein, whose amino-acid sequence MLSFASTARAMGWEKECAARGIPGRIIPLPSEITAGCGLGWRMLPEDWEAWNPRLDGAGYDAATPVMQ is encoded by the coding sequence GTGCTTTCATTTGCCTCCACCGCCCGCGCGATGGGCTGGGAGAAGGAGTGCGCCGCCCGGGGCATCCCGGGGCGCATCATCCCGCTGCCCAGCGAGATCACGGCGGGCTGCGGCCTCGGCTGGCGGATGCTGCCGGAGGACTGGGAGGCTTGGAACCCCCGGCTGGACGGTGCAGGCTACGACGCCGCAACGCCGGTCATGCAATAA
- a CDS encoding aminotransferase class V-fold PLP-dependent enzyme, whose protein sequence is MIYLDNAATTLQKPPCVGQAVLDALAHGGNPGRGAHEPTLHAARLVYRAREALATLLHAESPDCIAFAANVTQALNTALSGLVRPGDHVITTVCEHNSVLRPLYRLREQGAQVSFVEVDNAGRLCYDQFERLLRPNTRFVAVTHASNVTGNLTDLAFVSAFAEKHGLTLIVDAAQTAGAQPIDVQALGADVLCFTGHKALLGPQGTGGLYVRPGLAVRPLVVGGSGIHSFDEAHPSQMPTALEAGTLNVPGLAGLGAGVEWLLSQGVEALHKKELALTYLFYERIVHAPGVKVYGSFAEADRAPIVSLNFGGEDAARAADILWEDYKLCVRAGAHCAPLIHKALGTAEQGMVRFSFSHQNTEAEVFEAAEAVCQLAEEL, encoded by the coding sequence GTGATCTACCTTGATAACGCCGCCACTACCCTTCAGAAGCCGCCCTGCGTGGGGCAGGCTGTGCTGGATGCACTGGCCCATGGGGGAAACCCGGGCCGTGGTGCCCATGAGCCGACCCTTCACGCAGCCCGCCTCGTCTACCGCGCCCGGGAGGCTCTTGCAACACTTCTCCATGCCGAAAGCCCCGACTGCATCGCCTTTGCGGCCAACGTGACGCAGGCGCTGAACACGGCGCTCTCCGGTCTTGTCCGCCCCGGCGACCACGTCATCACGACGGTCTGTGAGCACAACTCGGTGCTGCGCCCCCTCTACCGCCTGCGGGAGCAAGGGGCACAGGTCAGCTTCGTGGAGGTGGACAACGCCGGGCGGCTGTGCTACGACCAGTTCGAACGGCTTCTCCGCCCAAACACCCGCTTTGTGGCCGTGACCCACGCCTCGAACGTGACCGGAAATCTGACCGACCTTGCATTCGTCTCTGCTTTTGCGGAAAAGCACGGTCTTACGCTTATCGTGGACGCGGCCCAGACCGCAGGCGCGCAGCCCATCGACGTACAGGCACTGGGGGCGGATGTCCTCTGCTTCACCGGACACAAGGCACTGCTCGGCCCACAGGGCACAGGCGGATTGTATGTTCGGCCCGGCCTCGCCGTCCGTCCCCTTGTGGTGGGTGGCAGCGGCATCCATAGCTTCGATGAGGCCCACCCGTCCCAGATGCCCACGGCACTGGAAGCGGGGACTCTGAACGTCCCCGGTCTCGCAGGCCTCGGGGCAGGGGTGGAGTGGCTCCTGTCGCAGGGCGTCGAGGCTCTGCACAAAAAGGAGCTGGCCCTGACGTACCTGTTTTATGAGCGGATCGTCCATGCCCCCGGCGTGAAGGTCTACGGCAGCTTCGCCGAGGCCGACCGCGCCCCCATCGTCTCGCTGAACTTCGGCGGGGAGGACGCTGCCCGCGCCGCTGACATCCTCTGGGAGGACTATAAGCTCTGCGTCCGGGCCGGGGCGCACTGTGCCCCCCTCATCCACAAGGCCCTCGGCACGGCGGAACAGGGGATGGTGCGGTTCAGCTTTTCCCATCAGAACACCGAGGCCGAGGTGTTCGAGGCTGCCGAGGCGGTCTGTCAGCTGGCCGAGGAACTGTGA
- the yedF gene encoding sulfurtransferase-like selenium metabolism protein YedF yields MLRVDARGDACPLPVVKAKKAIAALAGAGEVEVLVDNEIAVQNLTKMAKQKGCQSTAEKLGEREYRVLLTVGEPVEAEAEAPVCTPDARTDTVVAIASDKMGEGAEELGKTLLKAFVFSLTQQDKLPKTILFYNGGAHLTCAGSPMLDDLKALEAEGVEILTCGTCLNFYGLTEQLAVGGVTNMYVIAEKMLTAGNVVKP; encoded by the coding sequence ATGCTGAGAGTAGATGCCAGAGGAGACGCCTGCCCGCTGCCCGTGGTCAAGGCAAAGAAAGCCATCGCCGCGCTGGCTGGCGCAGGCGAGGTGGAGGTGCTGGTGGACAATGAGATCGCCGTCCAGAACCTGACGAAAATGGCCAAACAGAAGGGCTGCCAGTCCACCGCAGAGAAGCTGGGCGAGCGGGAGTACCGCGTCCTCCTCACGGTGGGCGAGCCGGTCGAGGCCGAGGCGGAAGCCCCGGTCTGCACCCCCGACGCCCGCACCGACACGGTAGTGGCCATCGCGTCCGACAAGATGGGAGAGGGTGCGGAGGAGCTGGGCAAGACCCTGCTGAAGGCCTTCGTTTTTTCGCTGACCCAGCAGGACAAGCTGCCCAAGACCATCCTCTTCTACAACGGCGGCGCTCACCTCACCTGTGCAGGCTCGCCCATGCTGGATGACCTCAAGGCACTGGAGGCCGAGGGCGTCGAGATCCTGACCTGCGGCACCTGCCTGAACTTCTACGGCCTGACCGAGCAGCTGGCCGTGGGCGGCGTGACGAATATGTACGTCATTGCAGAAAAAATGCTCACTGCCGGGAACGTGGTCAAGCCGTGA